From the Stieleria sp. JC731 genome, the window GCTGGATCCAAAGCGGCTGAATCTCGTATGCCCATGTCAATTGGCGTGCGTTGTCATAATCCGATTTGAACAGAGGAAGCTGGTCCAACTGAACAAGACTGTCTCCCTCACCGAGAACGCAAACGCTTGGCTCAATAGTCAATTTTGTTACCTGTCCGCCAACCAACTCGAATTCGTTCGACAGCAGTGAATTGAAAGCCTGCGCGGCGACCAAATTCAATGGAGGATGTTCGACCGAAGTCATAAACGACTTTTCCACTGATTTCCGTTCCGAATCAAAAGTGCTATCAACGGTGATCGTGCTGTATTGGTGAGCCTGATTCGGAGTTACCGTTTTGGGCTGCTGCAACGACAAACGAAGGTTGCTTTGATCACTGACGCTTCGTCCAACCAGAGAGCTTGCACTACCGGCGATCCAATGACATGGCTTTGAAAAGCTTGGTACCGTCAGTACTTGTGGACTGCTACTAAGCGGCCGATAGATCGGCGACAGCTCAATTTCCGCCGGTTTTTCACGACTGGTCATTACTTGTGCAACCGGAGAAAACTGACGGCGAACGGCATCGCTACTCTGCTTTGCGTATTTCGACATCCAGTGCATCGGCTGCCGAGTCGCTTCGTTGTAGTGGTCCACCTGCAACGCAAAATTAGGGTTCTTGTTCAGCAACTCACCAAGTTCTGGCGACAACTGTTCCGCTACGCCGAGATGGCATCGACGTTCGATATTCGCGATCGCCTGAAGAACTTCGGGGTACTGCGTAGGAATAGAGTCCGCCGAACTCGAAACACAAGCGGCCGAGACGACTTGTTTCAACGTCGCTACAACATTCGATTTTAGATTTGATTTCTGACTGAAGTATTGCTGGTGCAACTGATCTGGCCTTTCAAGATTAAACGCTGCTGCAATCGCATAGCTACGATCGATTGAGCGAGCAACCTGAATCCATCGTTGACCGATCCGATCGATCACATCCGAAACATCACCATCTTTTATGGCACCTACATTGACTGTCGAGGATGACTTCAGTTGTAAAACAAACTCTTTGCATTCGGAATCGAACTCAGCAGCGTCAGTTTCCCACTGCTTCATCGACGGTATCGCTTTCTGAGCGTATTCGCTTCTCCGTTCGGCACTGAGACGTTTGAGAAGGCGATTGTGAATGGGAGCAACTTGGTTTTCGAATTCTTTGAATTGCGAATAGTTCAGGTAAAACACACTGCCGAGTTGCCTTAGGTGATATTGCCGAATGGCTGCTTCAGCCTCGACAAGTTTTCCTTGTTGCTCGAGTTCGGATGCTTTGGCAATCGCGTCTTTTCGCTTTGCACTGTCAGACTGCAGTTTCGAAATTTCCTTGGGCTGAAACTCAACTAACGCCCCGGAGAAGTTACCGAGTGCGTTGCGAAGAAAAGTAAACTTATGCTCGAGATCATACCCCGCTGGTTCCCCCATGGCCTGAAGCTGCATTGAGGACCAAATCCCCTGGTAGCAGCCCGTAAATGCTTTGGCCAGGTTTTGATGAGGAAAGCGTTTCCCCTGCTGCATTGATCGAAAGGACTCGGTCGCGAGGGATTCCCACTCGTCGAACTTCTGATACATCACTGCGATTCGTTTGTCGGCCCCCGGAATGACTCCCAAGGTTTTCAGCGGTGCACCTGGATCGCTGGAAGTCGGGTTGGCCGATGAAGTTTGATTGCCTGAAAGGCAAAACAATGAGCCAACGATTAGCGCAATGAGAAGTCGATCGGTCACTGGAAGGCCGCAAGTTTAGTGTGGACGGCAGTGTGTCAAAATGTGGTGACGTGCAAATCTCACACGCCATGAGCTGCCTTTATTGTGCTGGCGAAATGGCGGTAAAAACACCGCCTTCAATTTCCACCGTTTCGCCGTCCGGTTGAACGAGTACGCAGTTTGAAATCGTGCCTTCAATCGTATTGTCGGCGAAGTTCATGGATGCGAACTGAATCTCGGCGGGATGATCGATCGACGTTCTAAGTAACGGTAGGTTTCGCCCTCGGTCTACGTACAACGTCCCCTTGATCGTTTGCCCACCCATCAACGGAACCGTTTCGATCGACGTAGCCGTTTCAAAGAACATCGCGGGCGACGGCACGGTCGCCTTTGACGGGTCGTATGTCACAAGCTGCAGTGAGTTTTCACGGCCATCTCCGACTGTGTGAAGCCGGATTGATGCTTCAGAAAATTTCAGTGGTTCGGAAAAATTCAGCTGAGCGTTCCCGGTCGGGCCGATCACGGCAGGAGCTTCATTGACTAGCGAGTCCGTCATCTTCTTACTTTCACGGACCAGCGATTCGCCTTTTTCGGCGACGGTGTTGGTTAGTTCCGACAGCTTTTCCTTGGAACATCCAGCACTGAACCCAATCATCAGGGTGAAAACGCAGACACGAGTCCACACCGAGCCTTTTGACAAAAAACGCAATCGCATTGTTCCACCCTATTCGTAGCAACGCAGTTGAGTGCCGACACGAACGAGTAGATTGCCGTTCGCGAATGCTGGTGTCGCTGAAACAGGACCGCCAAGATCAACGGAACCAACTTTTTCGAATTCGTCCGACGAGTTAACCACGGTGGCTTCACCTTCCATGTTAATCATGACCACTTTGTCGCCAATCAGTATGGGTGAAGCGCTAACATTTCCGCCGAGTCGTTTCGTCCATTTTGAGCTACCATCGGTCGCGTCGACGCAAGAGGCGATCCCCTTGTCGTCAAACATGAACAGCAGGCCATTCATTGTGACAGCGGTAGGAACGTATGGTGCGAACTTTTCTACACGATAAGCTTCTTCGGGGCTTTCGTTTGTTGCAGACGGCATGCGAACGGCAACAAGGTGGTTGCCTCCTCCACCGCTGCCACTACTGCCGATCGCTAGATCCCCAACAACAATCGGAGAACTGACGCATCGCATCGAAAACACGGGCAAACGCCACAGCAGCTCCCCTGTTTCCAACGAGAGTGCGAACACTCCATCGCCGGTGTTTGCACAGATCACCTTGCCTTCGACGACTGACGGAACGCCATAGCAAACGCGAGTCGATGTCACTGGTGTTGACCACTTGGTTTCACCGGTCTTGCGATCAATCGCAATGACCTTGCTGGTGCCGGGTGTTCCGCTGCGGACTTGGTCTTTTTGTTGTGAAAAATTCAACAACACGATGTCGTTGACGACCGTGGGTGATGCTGCGAAACCGTGCTGGCTTTGAGCGGGACCGAAGTCACGAGCCCATTGCAAGTTTCCGTCATGGTCCAAACATCTCAGCCAAGTGTGTTCTCGGTCACTATTGGCGAAGTACACGAAATCCGAGTCGGTCGCGGGCGTGCTCGAGGCAAGCGTATTCCTGTTGTGAAGGTGATTGTCGATTTGAGGATAGTCACGCGACCAGACTTCTTTTCCCGATTGCAAATCAACAGCCAGCAGACGTAGTGTTGGCGATTGAGGAGCCATCGCGACCAAGAAGACGCGGCCATCCTGGATCGCCATGGATCCGACATCGCGAGTTCCCAGTTCCAACACCCATTTCGGTTGCTGTGACAAAAACGATTGCGGCAGCGTTGCGTCTGCGACGACGCCGCCTTTGGAAAGCCCGCGAAAACCCGGCCAATCATCAGCAAAAGCTGGCGCCATCTTCAGCGATGACAACAAGACGGTTAGCACGAAAACAATCGTAAACGCGATGCGCATAGCAGGTAGGTATTGGTAGGTGGGTGACACAATCATCTAAGCCACGAACAACTTGATTGGTCATCGTGGCTGTCATCGAACATTCTCGAAAGCGGGAGCGATCAGTACAGCTTCCTAGTGCTTTGTTCCATATGAAAATACGGGTTCGAGTCATCAGCCGTCGGGCGTTAGCCCCGGTTACTGCACTGAAACCGTGGCTAACGCCATACGGCTAATCCTAAAATCAAGCTGGAACGAAGCACTAGTCTAGCCGATCCAAGTTCTGTTGTGCGTTAAAGACAGGTGCAATTTGAAGCCGCAAGACGACTTCTCTTCCTGCAACCGTCCAGCCGGTAAACGCTCGCCTTCGTTACCGACTACCGACCTGGGCTCCTCTGCCGATCATCGATCAGGCGTTAGCGTCGCAGCAGGCCATATTTTAAAATGCATCGAAGGGCACTGACACCATCACGCCAGCCGATCTTTTTCCCTTCGTCATACCAACGATGCGAATATCGGATCGGTCGCTCGGTGAATCTTAGCCCCGAGCGGACAAGCCGAGCCGTCAATTCGATCTCAATCCCAAACCGGTTTTCACAGAGCTTCGGTTCGATAACGGCGAGGTGCTGTCGAGGAACCATCTTGTAGCAAGTTTCGACATCACTGAGCCGTATTCCGATGGCAAGGCTTGCCAGCCAAGAGAGAAAACCATTGACAGCCTGATGCCACCAGGGTGAGAGCTGGCGATCGTAGTGACCGTAACGAGTTCCATAGGCGACATCTGCATCACCATTGACCAACGGTTGCAGCAAGTAGCGAAAATCCGTCGGATCGTATTCTTGATCGGCGTCTTGAATGACAACAATGTCGCCGGTGGAATGTGCAATCCCTGTTCGTATCGCCGCACCTTTGCCACGATTGTGTGCATGAGTGAGTACATGCACGTTGTCACGCGTGGAAAGCTGCATCAGAGCCTGCGGCGTCGAATCATGACTCCCATCATCAACAAGGATGATTTGCATGGGGATGCCAGTGGCGAACAAGCGATCAACGACCGTACTGACGGTTTCGCCTTCGTTGTAAACCGGCACGATAACGGACAGGCAAAACTGTTCGGGTAGCTCAAAAATCGCTAACTTGCGACAAGCGTCGTTTCCAAGAAGCTGCCGCATCTGTTGCACATACGACGCCGTCCAATAGAAAGTCGGATCTGGGTGAGTTCCTTCCCGTTGACCTGTGGGCAATTGGCTGGGTTTCAAGAGACGATCCGAAATTCAAAAACGAAACCAACGCGACAGGAACGTGCGACCGTGTGCCAATAGTCAATGTGGTGGTAGGGTTGCTCAACCACTCATTAACTGCAGAACGCTCATCAACCACAGGGCGTTCATCAACAACCGGGTCGCCTTTAGAAATGGCTTGGCCGTATCTAAACAGTGGCTGTATCGGACCTGCGATTGGCTAAATATTGCAGCGACCCGACAGGCTCACGACCACCACCAGACTAGCTCAAGCGTCGCCAGTGTATCACGAACTTAAACGACTGTGGGCTTGGTCACTAGCAAGATCCGATTTTTGCGAGAACGGTGTGAATGTGTCGAGCACCAATCGGGTCTCAAAAGCGAAGTTGTAGCAATGTCCTAGGTCGCAACACCTGCCTTGCTCGAAATACAAGTGCGTGAAATCAGACGAGCTGACTAGATCGTTTCCAGTGTGCTCGAATGCGTAAATCACACTCACCCGATGCACTAAAAATTGGCATCCAACACTGCTGTCATCACGGGCCGCG encodes:
- a CDS encoding PQQ-binding-like beta-propeller repeat protein, whose product is MIVSPTYQYLPAMRIAFTIVFVLTVLLSSLKMAPAFADDWPGFRGLSKGGVVADATLPQSFLSQQPKWVLELGTRDVGSMAIQDGRVFLVAMAPQSPTLRLLAVDLQSGKEVWSRDYPQIDNHLHNRNTLASSTPATDSDFVYFANSDREHTWLRCLDHDGNLQWARDFGPAQSQHGFAASPTVVNDIVLLNFSQQKDQVRSGTPGTSKVIAIDRKTGETKWSTPVTSTRVCYGVPSVVEGKVICANTGDGVFALSLETGELLWRLPVFSMRCVSSPIVVGDLAIGSSGSGGGGNHLVAVRMPSATNESPEEAYRVEKFAPYVPTAVTMNGLLFMFDDKGIASCVDATDGSSKWTKRLGGNVSASPILIGDKVVMINMEGEATVVNSSDEFEKVGSVDLGGPVSATPAFANGNLLVRVGTQLRCYE
- a CDS encoding glycosyltransferase family 2 protein — protein: MKPSQLPTGQREGTHPDPTFYWTASYVQQMRQLLGNDACRKLAIFELPEQFCLSVIVPVYNEGETVSTVVDRLFATGIPMQIILVDDGSHDSTPQALMQLSTRDNVHVLTHAHNRGKGAAIRTGIAHSTGDIVVIQDADQEYDPTDFRYLLQPLVNGDADVAYGTRYGHYDRQLSPWWHQAVNGFLSWLASLAIGIRLSDVETCYKMVPRQHLAVIEPKLCENRFGIEIELTARLVRSGLRFTERPIRYSHRWYDEGKKIGWRDGVSALRCILKYGLLRR